In the genome of Ureibacillus sp. FSL W7-1570, the window ACATCACGCCATTTAAATGGTCCAATTCATGTTGGAAACAAATGGCCGGTAGACCTTGCAGGCGCAATTTTTTCTCTTCCCCATCCAATGTGTAAAATTTTACGGTAATCCGTGCGTAGCGAGGGACATAGCCAGGGACGCTGCGGTCAACAGATAAACATCCTTCTCCCTGAGGCAAATAAGTTTTTTCGGCGGAATGGCTGACAATTTTCGGATTTACTGCGATAAAGCTCAAAGGTTCTCCGTTTTCTTGTTCTATATGAATGGCAAAGATTCTTTTTAAGAAATTGATTTGGTTTCCGGCAAGACCAATTCCGGAGCGAAGGCCATATTTTTCAGCCAATTCCGGGTTTTGGCTGTTTTTTAAAAACTGCAGCATGTCTTCTGCTGTTTTGCGTTCTTCATCACTTAACGGGAATTTCACTTCTTCCGCTCTTGTTCTTAAGGCAGGATGCCCTTCACGGACAATGTCTTTCATTAAAATCATCTTTTACTCCCTTTCAATTTCTCTATCAAAAATTAAAGTTCTTCAGTATAAAAATATCATATGTCATTTTCTTTTTCTAATAAATGGACCAATGAATATTATATGCCTTTCATAGGCGATAATGAATTCGTGAATGAAAAAAGTTTTTTGAACATAACATGTTAATTTTGTCTAATTTTTTAAACTGTTATAATACAATACATTTTTGTATTACAACAGAGAGGGAAATCCTTTTAGTATAGCAAACTAGAAAAATTGTGACCTAAAAAGAAAAAACAATAATTGACCGATTGTGTATTGGTAATATATACTGTAATTAATTGCAGGTTGTATCAGTTTTTTGGGTCGCGAAAACTAATACAGTTAAAGGAGAGGTGTTCTATGAGTGAGAAAATTTTTGATCCAAAGGGCGTATTACAAGATGTGGAAAGTAAATTTGAAATGTTTCAAATTCTGAATGAAAACGGAGAAATCGTGAACGAAGAATATGATCCGAAATTATCAGATGAAGATTTAGTAGAATTGATGACTCGCATGGTTTATACAAGAATTTTAGACCAGCGATCCATTTCCCTGAATAGACAAGGACGGCTCGGTTTCTATGCACCTACTGCAGGACAGGAAGCTTCCCAAATCGCTTCCCATTACGCATTGGAAAAAGATGACTGGATTTTGCCTGGTTATAGGGACGTGCCACAAATCGTATGGCATGGTTTGCCGTTATGGAAAGCATTTTTGTTCAGCCGCGGCCATTTTATCGGAAACCAAATACCGGAAGGGTTGAATATTGTACCTCCTCAAATCATTATCGGTGCCCAATATATCCAAACAGCCGGTGTGGCGTTGGGAATTAAGAAGCGCGGAGGAAAAAATGTGGCGGTGACGTATACAGGCGATGGCGGATCATCACAGGGCGACTTCTATGAAGGCATCAACTTTGCAGGCGCCTTCAAAGCGCCGGCGATCTTCTTTATTCAAAACAACCAATATGCCATCTCCACTCCGCGGGAAATCCAGACAGCAGCAAAAACGCTTGCACAAAAAGGAATCGCGGCAGGTATCCCTTGTGTGCAAGTGGATGGAATGGATCCGCTTGCGGTTTATGTGGCGACGAAAGATGCCCGCAATCGCGCGGTGGCTGGGGAAGGACCAACGTTGATTGAAACGGTTTGCTACCGTTATGGTCCTCATACAATGTCCGGTGATGATCCAACGCGCTACCGCACAGCCGAAATTGATGATGAATGGGCGAAAAAAGACCCGATTGTGCGCTTCCGCAAATATTTGGAAAGCAAAGGGCTCTGGTCTGAAGAGAAAGAAACAGAAGTGATTGAAAAGGCGAAAAATGACATAAAAGAAGCGATCAAAAAAGCGGATGAAGCTCCTAAACAAAAAGTGACGGATTTAATTTCCATCATGCATGAAGAACTTCCATCCCATCTAAAAGAGCAATATGAGATTTATAAAGCAAAGGAGTTGAAATAACCTATGGCACAAATGACAATGATTCAGGCGATTACGGATGCGTTAAGAACGGAATTGAGAAATGATGAAAATGTGTTGGTGTTCGGGGAAGACGTCGGCGTCAACGGCGGGGTGTTCCGGGCAACGGAAGGTTTGCAAAAAGAATTTGGCGTGGACCGG includes:
- the def gene encoding peptide deformylase — encoded protein: MILMKDIVREGHPALRTRAEEVKFPLSDEERKTAEDMLQFLKNSQNPELAEKYGLRSGIGLAGNQINFLKRIFAIHIEQENGEPLSFIAVNPKIVSHSAEKTYLPQGEGCLSVDRSVPGYVPRYARITVKFYTLDGEEKKLRLQGLPAICFQHELDHLNGVMFYDHINKEDPFAPIPNALPLEAEEEE
- the pdhA gene encoding pyruvate dehydrogenase (acetyl-transferring) E1 component subunit alpha, translating into MSEKIFDPKGVLQDVESKFEMFQILNENGEIVNEEYDPKLSDEDLVELMTRMVYTRILDQRSISLNRQGRLGFYAPTAGQEASQIASHYALEKDDWILPGYRDVPQIVWHGLPLWKAFLFSRGHFIGNQIPEGLNIVPPQIIIGAQYIQTAGVALGIKKRGGKNVAVTYTGDGGSSQGDFYEGINFAGAFKAPAIFFIQNNQYAISTPREIQTAAKTLAQKGIAAGIPCVQVDGMDPLAVYVATKDARNRAVAGEGPTLIETVCYRYGPHTMSGDDPTRYRTAEIDDEWAKKDPIVRFRKYLESKGLWSEEKETEVIEKAKNDIKEAIKKADEAPKQKVTDLISIMHEELPSHLKEQYEIYKAKELK